Below is a genomic region from Methanobacterium sp..
ACATTTCAAGGAAGAAGTTTACGACAACAAGCAGAATCACGATTTCCTAAAGCAATAATAAACTATGGAAATCCCCAATATGACCTTAAAACATTCACACTTAATGAGAGCAGCCAGCGATTCCTCAATGAATATGTAGAAGGACAATATGTATATGTTCCTATGGGTTGGAGAACCAATCCTTACATTAAACAACTTGAATTTGAAGCCAGTTTAGAAGACCTGGATGAAATTGATAAGCAAAGCCAGAAAGAAGGTAACTGGAATTATACTCCATCTATAGGAGATTTAATTGATAAAGAAACAATTAAAAAACAGGTATTGCCTTATGATAAACAACTACAAAAAATAAACATCATTTATAATGTATTAAGTATTGATTTAGCAGGAGAAGGCCAAGATAAAACCGCAATAACCAATTATTTATATCTAGAGAATGGTTGGGGATTCATAGAAGACATTTATCAAACTGTAAGCCCCTATCCTGAAGAACAAATTTACCGTTTTATCGAATCAAAAATAGATGCTGGATTCCAGCCAAACTATATTTTACTTGAACAGGAAGGTGGAAGTAGAGTTTATTCTGACCGTCATTGGGAAGATGAATTATCCTCCCTTGAAATTAAATTGTATCCTATATTTCCAAAGGGAAGCAAGTATAACCGAGCAAGGCCAATGGTTCGTGAAATGAACCAGCATCAAATTAAGATTAACAAATCATTAGAAACTAAGATTTATAAAGAATCTAAAAAAGAAGAAACTTATTTTGATTTATTAACTACTGAATTATTGAATTTAGAACCTATAATGAAACAAAGTCCTAACCTGATTGATTGTTTAAGTCTTGCAAGAAATTTCATAGTTGATGATGTGTTGCAGGTAGGTTCTAGAAAAGCCAAAATTTATGTTTAAATGAGGATTTTATTATGTCAAACACCCCTTATGCATTTGCTCTTGACGATGGGCGCGTAGTCGCTAAATCAGTATTAGATAAATTTGCAGTTAAAAGTGAAGATGATGTTGATTTTAAAGAAGATATATTTGCCACTAAAGTTGCAAGTGATGAAGATGTTCCATCAGGCCAAATAAGAGAAGGTCAAAATAGTTATGGAAGGTATGGATTAATAAGGCCACCATATCCCCCAAAGATGCTTACAGGTCTTAAAGATATAAATACATATCTTAGATCCTCAATTAAAACAAAAGGGAATGATATTGGAGGGTTGGGTGTTGAAGTTATCCCAATAGGAGATAATGAAAATCGGGACCCTAATGAAAAAAAGTTACTTGAAGAGTTTCTTAAACGATGCCACCCTACACCGGAGGACATGTTTAGACGTGCTGCATTGGATGAAATAGATGTTGGTTGGCTGGGAATTGAATTAGTAAGAACTGGAAACTTACAAACTGGAGAACCCCAAAGATTGGAACATATCCCTAGTCACACGTTCAGAATCCATAGAGATGGAAATAGGTTCATGCAAACATGGGATGGACTAAATAAAACATGGTTCAAACTTATAGGAAATTATAGAAGCGTAAAGGATGGCAATGATAAAGATATTGATAAAAAAACAGGGGACGAACATGAATTTAAATCGTTACCTGGAGGAGATAATGGTCAATGGGCCCATGAATTAATTTATGATATTGAATATTCATCAGGGACCACTTATTATGGAGTTCCAGATAGTATTCCAGCAATACCAACAATATTGGGAGATAGAGCGGCCGTTAGTTATAATTTAGAATTCTTTAAAAACAATGCTACTCCTCGTTATGCTATTTACGTTACTGGTTATTTTGATGATAAACCTGAAACTGATGCTGAAGGCAATCCAACAGGTAAAACAGTAATGCAAAGTGCAATGGAAGCCAGATTTAGAGAAGTAATTGAGAATCCTCATGGTAATTTAGTCTTTATGATTCCTACAAGTCCTGTGTTAAAAGGAGAAGTGGTACCTGAAGTAAAAATTGAATTTGTACCATTAGATATACAAGTTAAAGATAGTCAATTCCGTTTATATCGTATGGAAGCGAGAGGAGAAGTATTATCAAGTCAAAGGATGGATCCATTTAGAGCAGGAATAGTTGATATAAACTATGGATCTGGGGGAGGAAACACTGTATCAAACAATACACGAATCAATTATAAAGAAACTACTGTATTACCTCCACAAAGACGAATAGAAGCATTAATAAATAAGTTTGTTGTTTGGGCAGATAAACCTAAAGGGTTTGGTATTAAAGACTGGGCCATAAAACTTGTAGAGATTGATGCTTCAGATAAAGACGCTGAAGTGAGTAGAGATCAAAAGGATTTTTCCATGGGAGCAATAAGTCCTAATGAAATTAGAGAGAAGAGAGGGCTTAAAGTAGTAGATCATCCTGCAATGAATGCTTATTATGTAAATGGAAATCCTGTTACTTTAGAACAATCTCAAACTGTAGATCCTGATGCTGCAGCTAAAATAATTGAAGATATTGCAACCAAACTGGATGAAGAACAGAAAGGTTTGGGAGACGCTATAAGAGGTCTTATCTATGGATCCAAAAAAAGTGGCAAATATTCTTCATGAAGGCGCTGCAAAACTGAAAGCCCTAAATAATCCTAATAAATATTATGATTATTCTATAAGTTATTCAGTAAAAGCAGAACCTACTTTTGAGCCTAATTCTAACCTTGGTGAAGGTGAAGCATCAACTGATGAGATGGATTATAGATCTGCATTGATTGCAGCACTTGCTTTTATTTATCCTGGAATAGTGAAAATAGTCAAAGATAAAACATTGACAACTGATGAAAAGATTAACCAAATCAACGTGACTATTGATGGATTTACAAGAGAAGCTGAATCTGAAGTAAAAACACATACTCAGAATATATGGAGTAAGGCAAATGCTGAAGCTAATAAGAATTTGAAAAATATTGATTCTAATTATAAGCCTGCAAAGCCTGATAAAGCGGGGCTTGAAGCTATTCAAAATCAGCAAATACAAAATATCAATAATGTTGCAAACACACTTAAAGGACGTTTAGCCCAGGGATTACTTACAGGAGATATAGATAAAGCTGTAAGACCTGATTTAGAACCCGATATTAGTTATATTGATAATGCATTTTATGAAGCCCAAAATAGATTAGATTCTACTGGTTATGATGGGTGGGATAAAGTGAATGAAGCAGGATTATTAGGCGCTTATATGCTTGGTAATGCCGTACTCGGCGCTTTAGTTGCTGATTGGATTGATATGAAAGATGACAGTGTATGTGCTGATTGTAAAGCTAAAGTTAAGAATGGGCCTTATCCTGTTATGAATTGGCCTAAGAAGCCTCATTTTGGTTGTAGATGTGGAATGGGAGTTCCTTATTTATTAAGTTCAACTACTGGAGTAACTGTTTAATTTTTAATTTTCATTTTTGGTATTTTGCTACCCTATGAAGCGTTTAAACTACGCTGAGGTTTTCCTACTCATGAACAAACTTAAATTAATTTTAGGAGGTGAAACAATCTCAATTCTAAAAAACAAAGTCAATTCGAACCAAAAAGTAGATACATACATGCAAGAAGGGAGCTATGAATACAAAATAGACCAGGTTAGATCTGCAGTAAATATCAGTTTAGCAGAATCTGATAATCCTTACGGTGACAGAATGTGGCCTGTAAGAACTTATCCAGATGTTGCATTCTTTGAAGATTGGAAGACTGACAAATATTACCAGGTCCCTTATACTCTAAGCGATGATGGAACAGTAACATTAGGTGAAATAAAAGAAGCCCAGAGAGAAGAAAGTTTCAGTGTGAAATTCGCGTATCCACAGGGAAGCTATGAAGAACTTAAAGACAGTCTTAGAACTGCAATAAGAGACGGTTTAGACAGCACTTATTATGTTAGTGTAAGAGCTACTTATCCAGATCATGTTGTTGCAAGTATTGCAAGAGAGGACCCAATAACATACGCTTATCAAGATTTAGGACTATTTGATATATCCTACACAATAGATAACTTAGGAAAAATAACATTAGGTACCGATATAACACAGGTTCAAGAAGTTAAAACATTTGAAGCCGTTAAAGTAGGACAATTCGTAGGTAAAGATGATGCCAAAAGACTAGTAACAGGACCAGTTGAATTACCCGGCTGTCCAGATTGTGACTATGCAGCTGGAGAAAAAATAAGATCCGCTGAAGAAGTTGAAGGATTCTGTCACTCATTCAATGATTTCAGAATATCAGATGAAATGCACTTATTTGGAGCTACAGGTAATAAAATTGGTTATGCTGTCGAGAATTGGACTTTAAAAGAAGAGATAACTACAAAAAATATTAAAGGTGAAGATGTCACCTTGCCTGCCGGTACCTGGATGGCTACCGTTAAGGTTGAAGATGATGATACCTGGAATAAAATCCAGAATGGAACTTATCAGGGTTTCAGCGCTACTTATTTATCTGCTACAGATGCTCAGAAATTAAAAGACACATTACGCGCAAATAAAAGCGCTGATTGTGGAACTGCTATTTTGGCCAGTGCTAAGTCAAGAACGTTGATTAAGGATTTAGTAGATCCTACACCTGTAACTATTTCTATTGTAACCACTCCTTGCGTTCCAAATGCTATTTTTCAATCTGTTAAATCATGTCCTGTTAAGAATAAACAGAATAGTTCAATTAAAGCAGGAAGACAGTTAAGCGATTCTAATTATGGTAAATTACAATCTGTTTTAGATTTAATTAAGAAAGTCGAAGAAGGCGCCAAAGAATTATTAAACATTGGTGATTCTGAAAGAGAGGATCCACTAAATAGTAGTGGAACTGTTATTGATGCGAATAAATCACTCAAAGAGGTGGAAGACATGGATGAGAAAGAATTAAGAGGAATTATAAGCGATGAAGTTGGAAAATCCAACAAAGAAATTAAAGAGGATATAGAAGCCATAAAATCAAAAATTGCTGATAAAAAAGATCCCGACGGCGAAACTGCAATCAAATGTACTGCATGTAACCATGAACTTGAAGAATCAAACAAGTTCTGCCCAGCATGTGGTGATGAAATTAAAGCTGAAGAAAGCACTAAATCAGCAAATAAAATTGAAGAAAATCCTGTCATTAAAAAAATGATGGATACTCAAAATCAAATAGTTAAAGTCCTTGGAATCGAACCAAAATCTGATAAGATAGAAGGTCAGGAAGAACTTGAAGAAAAAGGAGCATCTAAAAACTCAGATGCAGCATTTTATGAAGCAGCCGGACTTAAAATGAACGGCAGACCATTAGAAAACAAATAATGAGGTGATTAAGTATGGCAGCAGCAGCAAATGATTTATACAATCTTATGATGTCAAACGGCAGTTTTAAAATTGTCGATGTAGCAACATTGGGTGATGGGATACTCCCAGTTGAAAAATTAGGACAATTTATTAGAGTTGTAAGGGAAAATAGCCCAGTATTAGGAGAAGCAAGCTATAAAAAAATAAATGGAAGTTCCCTTGCAATTTCAAGGGTAGATATGGCTAATGGTATTCTCACCCCTGGTAGAGACGCATCTGGAGCTAAAAGGGCCGTACCTGATGCAGACCAGGCAAGTGCAGACGTACACACAAACAGCCTCGTACCTAAAGAACTTATCGCAGAACTCATAATTGATTATGATACATTAGATTTCAACTTAGAACAGGATGCATTTGAAACAACTCTTATGGAACTATTTGGTAGTGCAGCACATGAAGATCTTGAAAGATACTTCTGGTTTGCAGACAGTTCAATAACATGGGGGGCAGAATCAACTAAAGCCCAGAAATTACTTTCTATAAATGATGGATGGCTTAAAACAGCCGGAAATAAAATATATGGGCTTCCAACTGATGGACAGACAAACAATGATTTCGACCCAAACCCTGAACAGGACATGTGGCCAATTCCACTATTTAAAGCACTTTATAATGCAGTTCCTAACAAGTACATAGCAGGAAAACAGAAAAGACAAAACTTCAGATTATATGTAACTTCTGAAGTTGAAGAAGCTTACTCTGATATTGTAGCTGCAAGACCTACCCTTGCAGGGGATAACGCATTACTTGGTAAAGATGTTTTAACATGGAAAAGCATTCCTGTTGTGGATATTGCTTCATTTGAAGATGAGACTTATACTGATCTTGTCGGAACTCCAGCAGTATTAACAAAACCTGCAAACATGTATTGGGGAACTAAAAGGGACATAATGGTAGAAAACCAGAAAATCATCAAGATGAGGCAGTTAGATAACGTATTATCCATGAGTGGAGACTGTACTTACGAAGATGAAAATGCTACAGCTGTAGCTTACCTTGATAAGGAAAAACCCGCCTCTTAAATGAGGATTTTTTTAATTCTTTTTTAAATGGAGGTGAAAACTATGGCATTACCTAAATGGGAACAAATAGCATTTAGTCGTAAAGGCCCCTTAATGGCACTTTATGATATGATTAAACAAGTAGCTGCAGGAGATATGGAAGCTGGATCAGTTCAAACAGATGATGTTGCAAATGGTGCGATTACAGAACCTAAACTCGCAACAGGTGCAGTAACCAGTGGGAAAATGGCAGACGGTTCAGCATCTGCAGCAAAACTAAGGGGGGATATAAAATCCTATGAATCAGCAGGGATAACAATTGAGGCGCTTACAAGTGCAATAGCAGACCCTGCAACATTACCTGAATCATTTACTGCAAGGGTAATTGATTCATCAGACAGTGATGCAATATATTTAGTGAATGTTAAAGAAGGAGCTTTCTATTTATCTGCAGAATTTACTGCCGCTGTTGCATCTGGGGGATAAATAACTTTTTATTCCTTTTTTTAGATTTTTGGAGGTCTAATTATGACAGATGAATGCGACGAAGTAAGAGGAATGGAAAGATGGGTTTGTAAGATTAAACAATGCGTATCTGTTGTTAATAATGTTTTTGGGTTAAATGTTTTTGTGAGAAATGATGCAGAAAATCCTGCAAACTCAACAATACTTTCAGGAGAGAATCATATTGGTGAAGTTGGAACAAACACTAAAATTTTAAGAATGAATCCAACAATACAAACATCTCTTTATACATCTGGAAAAGTTATAGGCGGATTAATCACTTTAAATGGAGCTACACGTAAGAATGGAGGAACAGGATTAATTTCTAATCTTGTTGCAAGGATAGCATCAAGTACTGTTTATCCTGCATTGGAGATTACTTTATTTTCAGAAAATCCCACCTCTTCGACTTTTGGAGATAATCAAGTATTTGCTTTAGCAGATGCAGATATTGGAAAAGCTGTCGCTGTTTTTAATATAAATAAATCTGATTATATTCTGACTGGTGGAAAATATAGAGCTAAAAGTAGTGATTCGTATCAAGGTGTTGAATCAAAATCAGATAGTCAGAATATCTATGCGGTGATTGTTGCTAAAGAAGATGTAACATTCCCATCGGACCATGCCCTGTTTATAAAGATGGATAATTTGAGGGATTAAAGTTGTTCGGTAGTTGTAGAGCCTTGCTTAATAAAGTTATGAAAGGGGTTCCATTAACTTTTAGTCGTGGAAGTGTTGCTTATAACAATGGTGTTTCTGTACCTGCGAATATTCCTAGATTTCAAACAGTAGATGGAAAAAGAGGTATTTTGATAGAAGAAGGAACAACAAACTTACATACTAGTGCAATGAGTACATGTAGTTCTATCGCAGGTATGACAACCTATGGTACTGGTACGAATCTAAGTGTATCAAATACAGTATATAAAGGAGATATAACAACATCATGGAAAGTAATAACTCAGGGAAATCAAATTATTGAAGGAATTTATGCTGCTCCAATCACAGTAACATCAAATCAAAATTATACCAAATCTATATATATATTAGCTCCAAATGGTGCTAAAATGATTCTTAATGTAATGGAAGGGGATTGGAGTGGACAATCAAATATAAATTTTGTTGGTACTGGGGATTGGCAAAGAATACAATTGTCCCGAATGAATACAACATCAACAATAAGATTTAGTGTTTATACTAGAGAGGTAGCTCAAGCAATTACTTTTTATGTTGCAATGTGCCAGTTAGAAAACAAAGCATATGCTACAAGTTGGACACTTGGAGGAACTACTAGACAACCAGAAACATTAACATTATCTAACTCTATTGTAAACCCAAATGAAGGGACTATTGAAATAGAAAATTATGTGAATAATTATGTTTTAACATGCCCCACAGGAACTACAACAAGATTATACATGTTAACAATTCCTATGGATAATAATGGGTATATCATAATGAGGTTAGGAAGTTATGGGGGAAATAGGGTATTTATGGTGGCTTTTTATGATGGTAATGGCGTAAATCAAACACACACGTTAAATATACCCTATACACATTCTTTAAATGTAGGGATGCATAAATTTGCTGTAAAATGGAAATTAAATGGAACTACACTTAATTCAACTACATATATTGATGGAATAGCAGTATCAACAGGATCGGTGGATGGATGGAACCCACAAATGAAAAATAAATTGAATATAACATTAGGAACAGATACATCTGGAGCTTACTTAAATTCAATGTTCAGAAATATTTGTTTTTCTAAAAAAGGAGATAGAACTGATACAGAAATAGCAGGAAGAGCAAATACAAACACTTATCCAATTGACAATCAAGTTACAGCTTTTGCACTCTTAGAAAATGATATTAGAGGGGTTGCATCTGTATGATAATAATACAATCAGAAATCAACCCAAACCAACTAATAATCAGATTTACAAGTGAAGAACAGCAAAACAGTTTATATACAAGTACATTGAATCAATTAAAAACAGTATATCCGGACATAACAGAAAATGGGACAGATATTATTATAGATAACATTATAAACATAGGCCAAACAGTAGATTCAATCAGAGAACTGTTTTGTGGCGATGTATTGTTTGAATATGACAATGAATGCAATCAACTACCCAAAGACCTCTCAAATAATCCTCAGTTTATCCTCGGAGCTACAGATGATGTAGATCCAATTCAGGAAGATATCTAATTTTTAATTAATTTTTAAAGGTGATTAAATTGACATATGCAGATATTTCAGCAGTTTTAAACCTTACAAAAGAAGTTAAAACAGGAATGCATAACGATGAAGCATATGATGCACTACAGGCCAAAGCCATTGATTACGCGGACAAGAAAATAAATAACAAGCTAAAAAAGAACAGCGTACAAATACCAACAACCACAGAGATAGAAGATCTAAAATCAAAATTAACAAGTGAAGACGAATCAATAAAAAAAGAAGCAGAAAAAGACCCATTAACAAGCATATTTGAAGCAGGTAACTTATACGCGGCAGCATTCATATTTACAACTTATTACAGTTCAAGTGATACAATAAGCCCCACATCAAAATCATATCAAACAGATGCAGATGAATTTGTAGATGGATATATTGATGAATATCTTCAAAATAACCAAGAATCCCATGCAGGGATACAAATCGGAATCTTCACAATAAATTGTCACACAGGTGAAGATGATGAGCTCGATTAAAATAGGCAAAAAGAAAGATGAAGTAACCCCCGATATTAACAATAAATTAAAGGCATTACCTAAAAAATCATCCGATATGGTCGATGATGTTTCAAATATATTTTTAGAGGCGCTTAAACCAGATACACCTCAAGGTAAAACTAAAGAACTTTTTTCTAAGACTACTATAAGTATTGAATCTTTTTTAGCGCGT
It encodes:
- a CDS encoding XkdF-like putative serine protease domain-containing protein, with the protein product MNKLKLILGGETISILKNKVNSNQKVDTYMQEGSYEYKIDQVRSAVNISLAESDNPYGDRMWPVRTYPDVAFFEDWKTDKYYQVPYTLSDDGTVTLGEIKEAQREESFSVKFAYPQGSYEELKDSLRTAIRDGLDSTYYVSVRATYPDHVVASIAREDPITYAYQDLGLFDISYTIDNLGKITLGTDITQVQEVKTFEAVKVGQFVGKDDAKRLVTGPVELPGCPDCDYAAGEKIRSAEEVEGFCHSFNDFRISDEMHLFGATGNKIGYAVENWTLKEEITTKNIKGEDVTLPAGTWMATVKVEDDDTWNKIQNGTYQGFSATYLSATDAQKLKDTLRANKSADCGTAILASAKSRTLIKDLVDPTPVTISIVTTPCVPNAIFQSVKSCPVKNKQNSSIKAGRQLSDSNYGKLQSVLDLIKKVEEGAKELLNIGDSEREDPLNSSGTVIDANKSLKEVEDMDEKELRGIISDEVGKSNKEIKEDIEAIKSKIADKKDPDGETAIKCTACNHELEESNKFCPACGDEIKAEESTKSANKIEENPVIKKMMDTQNQIVKVLGIEPKSDKIEGQEELEEKGASKNSDAAFYEAAGLKMNGRPLENK